In one window of Nicotiana tabacum cultivar K326 chromosome 12, ASM71507v2, whole genome shotgun sequence DNA:
- the LOC107773222 gene encoding phosphoglycerate mutase-like protein 1 isoform X1, translating into MDQLLSKDMDVSGGQSLYPLHRCKTIHLVRHAQGIHNVEGEMNHSAYLSPHLFDAHLTPLGWEQVDNLRKHVHASGLSKKVELVITSPLLRTMQTAVGVFGGEGCPDGIDVPLLMVADAGNSNHPAISSLYCPPFIAVEGCREHLGVHWCDKRRSISEYKPLFPAIDFSMIECDDDVLWEPDIREPNEHLAARGMEFLNWLWTRKEKEIAIVTHSGFLIHTLSAFGNDCHPDVKNEICRPFKNCELRSMVIVDRSMIGSDSSTTDYPGKIPSGVDVPSDVTCINHPDGFSN; encoded by the exons ATGGACCAGTTATTGTCAAAAG ATATGGATGTCTCTGGAGGTCAAAGCCTGTATCCTTTACACCGCTGCAAAACTATACACCTG GTGAGGCATGCTCAGGGGATTCACAATGTGGAAGGAGAAATGAACCACAGTGCATACCTATCTCCGCACCTTTTTGATGCACACCTTACTCCTCTTGGCTGGGAGCAG GTAGATAATCTTCGGAAACATGTCCACGCATCTGGACTTTCTAAGAAGGTGGAACTAGTTATCACTTCTCCTTTATTGAG GACTATGCAAACTGCAGTTGGAGTATTTGGTGGAGAAGGTTGCCCAGATGGAATAGACGTTCCCCTGCTCATGGTGGCAGATGCAGGAAACAGTAACCATCCAGCAATTTCAAGTCTATATTGCCCTCCCTTCATTGCGGTGGAGGGTTGTCGTGAACACTTG GGAGTTCATTGGTGTGATAAGAGGAGAAGCATTAGCGAATACAAGCCTCTATTTCCTGCAATTGATTTTTCCATG ATTGAATGTGATGATGATGTTCTCTGGGAGCCTGATATCAGAGAGCCAAATGAACACCTTGCTGCTAGAGGAATGGAGTTCTTGAACTG GTTGTGGACACGTAAGGAGAAAGAGATTGCAATTGTTACACATAGTGGATTCTTGATACATACACTCAGTGCATTTGGTAATGATTGCCATCCAGATGTGAAGAATGAGATATGTAGACC ATTCAAGAACTGTGAACTGCGGTCCATGGTTATTGTTGACAGAAG CATGATAGGGTCAGATTCTTCAACAACTGATTATCCAGGAAAAATTCCAAGTGGAGTAGATGTCCCAAGTGACGTTACATGTATTAATCATCCAGATGGATTTTCAAACTGA
- the LOC107773222 gene encoding phosphoglycerate mutase-like protein 1 isoform X2, with protein sequence MDVSGGQSLYPLHRCKTIHLVRHAQGIHNVEGEMNHSAYLSPHLFDAHLTPLGWEQVDNLRKHVHASGLSKKVELVITSPLLRTMQTAVGVFGGEGCPDGIDVPLLMVADAGNSNHPAISSLYCPPFIAVEGCREHLGVHWCDKRRSISEYKPLFPAIDFSMIECDDDVLWEPDIREPNEHLAARGMEFLNWLWTRKEKEIAIVTHSGFLIHTLSAFGNDCHPDVKNEICRPFKNCELRSMVIVDRSMIGSDSSTTDYPGKIPSGVDVPSDVTCINHPDGFSN encoded by the exons ATGGATGTCTCTGGAGGTCAAAGCCTGTATCCTTTACACCGCTGCAAAACTATACACCTG GTGAGGCATGCTCAGGGGATTCACAATGTGGAAGGAGAAATGAACCACAGTGCATACCTATCTCCGCACCTTTTTGATGCACACCTTACTCCTCTTGGCTGGGAGCAG GTAGATAATCTTCGGAAACATGTCCACGCATCTGGACTTTCTAAGAAGGTGGAACTAGTTATCACTTCTCCTTTATTGAG GACTATGCAAACTGCAGTTGGAGTATTTGGTGGAGAAGGTTGCCCAGATGGAATAGACGTTCCCCTGCTCATGGTGGCAGATGCAGGAAACAGTAACCATCCAGCAATTTCAAGTCTATATTGCCCTCCCTTCATTGCGGTGGAGGGTTGTCGTGAACACTTG GGAGTTCATTGGTGTGATAAGAGGAGAAGCATTAGCGAATACAAGCCTCTATTTCCTGCAATTGATTTTTCCATG ATTGAATGTGATGATGATGTTCTCTGGGAGCCTGATATCAGAGAGCCAAATGAACACCTTGCTGCTAGAGGAATGGAGTTCTTGAACTG GTTGTGGACACGTAAGGAGAAAGAGATTGCAATTGTTACACATAGTGGATTCTTGATACATACACTCAGTGCATTTGGTAATGATTGCCATCCAGATGTGAAGAATGAGATATGTAGACC ATTCAAGAACTGTGAACTGCGGTCCATGGTTATTGTTGACAGAAG CATGATAGGGTCAGATTCTTCAACAACTGATTATCCAGGAAAAATTCCAAGTGGAGTAGATGTCCCAAGTGACGTTACATGTATTAATCATCCAGATGGATTTTCAAACTGA
- the LOC107770274 gene encoding uncharacterized protein LOC107770274 has translation MAEWLREYVWNKLLAKWNTDEWKKKSEQAKANHASSKGGSLHTGGSISFAAHKLRLEKERGRYMSHAEIFEETHKKKKKDDYHKRVEEWQQTQPHSTQPTPDDMASLWTDATSGVNKGRVYGLGVRRPTGHPKPLLVDSSSSQNSEQIEDMRKEICDLKQQLDSQFGTFVKM, from the exons ATGGCGGAGTGGTTAAGAGAATATGTTTGGAATAAACTTCTTGCGAAATGGAATACCGATGAATGGAAGAAGAAGAGTGAACAAGCAAAGGCAAATCACGCCTCCAGTAAAGGTGGCTCGTTGCACACAGGAGGTTCGATTAGTTTTGCGGCCCATAAACTAAGATTG gaaaaggaaagagGGCGATATATGAGTCATGCTGAGATCTTCGAGGAGAcgcataagaaaaagaagaaggacg ATTATCATAAAAGGGTGGAAGAATGGCAACAAACACAACCTCATTCAACTCAACCAACACCTGATGATATGGCTTCATTGTGGACAGATGCAACGAGTGGAGTAAACAAAGGCAGAGTCTACGGACTTGGAGTACGCCGACCTACAGGTCATCCAAAACCACTCTTAGTTGATTCTTCTTCTTCGCAAAATTCAGAACAGATTGAGGATATGAGAAAAGAAATTTGTGATTTGAAGCAACAATTGGACTCACAATTCGGAACATTTGTTAAGATGTAG
- the LOC142166821 gene encoding senescence-specific cysteine protease SAG39-like — MARLTFNWNLAFAALLVLVSFASQATSRDLYEAASMVQKHEQWMSHFGRVYKDDVEKAKRFKIFQHNVEYIEFVNKAGTRPYKLGINEFADLSNEEFRDTRNGYKMTSHQQLSKTTSFKYANVTAPATMDWRTKGAVTGIKDQGQCGCCWAFSAVAATEGINKIKTGKLISLSEQELVDCDTSSDMGCEGGLMDDAFKFIIKNNGLTTESNYPYEGTDATCKTGKESNHAAKITGYEDVPANSESALLKAVANQPISVAIDASGSDFQFYSTGVFTGECGTELDHGVTAIGYGKTSDGTQYWLVKNSWGTSWGENGYIRMQRDVDAEEGLCGIAMQASYPTAN, encoded by the exons ATGGCCAGATTGACATTCAATTGGAATCTTGCTTTTGCAGCTCTACTAGTGTTGGTAAGTTTTGCTTCTCAAGCCACATCTCGCGACTTGTATGAAGCTGCCTCGATGGTCCAGAAACACGAGCAGTGGATGAGTCACTTTGGGCGGGTGTACAAAGATGATGTAGAGAAGGCTAAAAGATTCAAAATATTTCAGCACAATGTTGAGTACATTGAATTTGTTAACAAAGCTGGGACTCGACCTTACAAGTTAGGCATTAATGAATTTGCTGATTTGAGCAATGAAGAATTCAGAGACACTCGCAATGGATACAAAATGACTTCTCATCAACAGTTGTCAAAAACCACATCATTCAAGTATGCAAATGTGACTGCTCCAGCTACTATGGATTGGAGAACGAAAGGGGCTGTTACTGGAATTAAGGACCAAGGACAATGCG GATGTTGTTGGGCATTTTCTGCTGTTGCTGCTACAGAAGGAATAAACAAGATCAAGACAGGTAAGTTGATCTCTTTATCGGAGCAAGAATTGGTGGACTGTGACACAAGTTCGGATATGGGATGTGAAGGAGGTCTTATGGATGATGCTTTTAAGTTCATAATCAAGAACAATGGGCTTACTACTGAATCCAATTACCCATATGAGGGAACTGATGCTACTTGCAAAACCGGCAAAGAGTCTAACCATGCAGCCAAGATCACAGGTTACGAAGATGTTCCAGCCAACAGCGAATCCGCTTTGCTAAAAGCAGTTGCCAACCAACCAATATCCGTGGCCATTGATGCTAGCGGTTCAGATTTCCAATTCTATTCGACCGGTGTTTTCACTGGAGAATGTGGAACTGAGTTAGACCATGGTGTTACTGCAATTGGTTATGGAAAAACTAGTGATGGTACTCAATATTGGTTAGTGAAGAATTCATGGGGAACAAGTTGGGGTGAGAATGGATACATAAGAATGCAAAGAGACGTTGATGCTGAGGAAGGACTTTGTGGAATTGCTATGCAAGCATCTTATCCAACTGCTAATTAA